One genomic window of Halovivax cerinus includes the following:
- a CDS encoding O-acetylhomoserine aminocarboxypropyltransferase/cysteine synthase family protein — translation MREDGSTDDDAANGRTPATESGIGTRSLHAGHRPDPATGAAATPIAQTTSYVFDDADDAAARYALDRTDHIYSRISNPTVATLEARMADLAGGTGAVATGSGMAALDAITLPLASAGDNVVCSTDTYGGTTAYLRSTASRRGIEPRFVPTLEPDAYETAIDDDTAFVHVETIGNPSLVTPDFERIAAIAHEHGVPLVVDNTFATPALCRPLDHGADIVWSSTTKWLHGHGTTIGGVVIDGGTFPWTEHADRFPELAGENPAYADVDFSRDFPDAPFAAAARFRAVRSLGNGQSPFDAWHTLQGLETLPLRMGRHCENAAIVADYLADHPDVGCVAYPGHERHETHDDATRYLDDYGGMIAFGLAGATDGERSGDRSDDETGPSAYEAGKRFCESVELASFLANVGDAKTLVIHPASTTHGQLTPQERADAGVSEDLVRVSVGLEDPADLLADVERAIERATSMASNP, via the coding sequence ATGCGAGAGGACGGCTCGACGGACGACGACGCAGCCAACGGTCGGACGCCGGCGACGGAGTCCGGGATCGGGACGCGGAGTCTCCACGCGGGACATCGGCCGGATCCGGCGACTGGTGCGGCGGCGACACCGATCGCCCAGACGACGTCGTACGTCTTCGACGACGCCGACGACGCGGCGGCCCGCTACGCCTTAGACCGCACAGACCACATCTACTCGCGAATCAGCAACCCGACGGTCGCGACACTCGAAGCACGGATGGCCGACCTCGCGGGCGGTACGGGTGCCGTCGCGACCGGGAGCGGAATGGCTGCCCTCGACGCGATCACGCTGCCGCTGGCGTCGGCAGGCGACAACGTCGTCTGCTCGACTGACACCTACGGCGGGACGACCGCGTACCTCCGCTCGACGGCGTCACGCCGGGGGATCGAACCGCGATTCGTCCCGACGCTCGAACCGGACGCCTACGAGACCGCCATCGACGACGACACGGCGTTCGTTCACGTCGAGACGATCGGCAACCCCTCGCTCGTCACGCCCGACTTCGAGCGAATCGCGGCCATCGCCCACGAGCACGGCGTCCCCCTCGTCGTCGACAACACGTTCGCCACGCCGGCGCTCTGTCGGCCGCTCGACCACGGCGCCGACATCGTCTGGTCTTCGACGACGAAGTGGCTCCACGGTCACGGAACGACGATCGGCGGCGTGGTGATCGACGGCGGAACCTTCCCCTGGACGGAACACGCCGACAGATTTCCGGAACTCGCCGGAGAGAATCCCGCGTACGCGGACGTGGACTTCAGTCGGGACTTTCCCGACGCCCCGTTCGCCGCGGCAGCCCGCTTCCGTGCGGTTCGCAGTCTGGGCAACGGGCAGTCGCCGTTCGACGCCTGGCACACCCTGCAGGGACTCGAAACCCTGCCACTCCGAATGGGCCGCCACTGCGAGAACGCCGCCATCGTCGCCGACTACCTCGCCGATCACCCGGACGTCGGCTGTGTCGCCTACCCGGGTCACGAGAGACACGAGACACACGACGACGCGACCCGGTACCTGGACGACTACGGCGGGATGATCGCCTTCGGCCTGGCGGGTGCGACCGACGGCGAACGTAGTGGGGACCGGAGTGACGACGAGACCGGTCCCTCCGCGTACGAGGCCGGAAAACGGTTCTGCGAGTCGGTCGAACTCGCCTCCTTCCTCGCGAACGTCGGCGACGCGAAGACGCTCGTCATCCACCCGGCGAGTACGACGCACGGACAGCTCACCCCTCAGGAGCGCGCCGACGCCGGCGTCTCCGAGGATCTAGTCCGCGTCTCCGTCGGGCTGGAGGATCCGGCCGACCTGCTCGCGGACGTCGAGCGCGCCATCGAGCGTGCGACGTCGATGGCGTCCAACCCGTAA
- a CDS encoding plastocyanin/azurin family copper-binding protein, translated as MAPPHDVSRRTALKLAGAATSATVLAGCGSSDPEDGSGGSGGSGGSGSDGSGGGGDEYTIDPGTEIMFAGLTTHWEGNAPSSIEGVRNPTLVLTEGETYTIGWNEGNGAGHNMELRDDSGSVVDDLATEIAMEPGDDQVLEFEATSEITTYRCRPHSGMEGSIVVE; from the coding sequence ATGGCACCACCACACGACGTCTCGCGGCGGACAGCGCTCAAACTGGCGGGTGCGGCTACGTCGGCGACCGTCCTCGCGGGGTGCGGGAGTAGCGATCCGGAGGACGGCTCGGGCGGCTCGGGCGGATCAGGGGGGAGCGGAAGCGACGGAAGCGGTGGCGGCGGAGACGAGTACACGATCGACCCGGGGACGGAGATCATGTTCGCGGGTCTGACGACGCACTGGGAGGGTAACGCGCCGTCGTCGATCGAGGGCGTTCGGAACCCGACGCTGGTGCTGACGGAGGGTGAGACGTACACGATCGGGTGGAACGAGGGCAACGGCGCGGGCCACAACATGGAACTGCGCGACGACAGCGGCTCGGTCGTCGACGACCTGGCGACGGAGATCGCGATGGAGCCGGGCGACGACCAGGTCCTGGAGTTCGAGGCGACCAGCGAGATCACGACCTACCGCTGCCGGCCCCACTCGGGCATGGAAGGCTCGATCGTCGTCGAGTAA
- a CDS encoding DUF7513 family protein codes for MSLIGKYLAGWRFRTSTPSLTVGDEVNVFVHRYDEHAGDGDGATPAAAAATEAETDAETAAESTGVGVADIGDTRLYVEGAGPEHVDVQLRVRITEFDESTATGRGEFVAVVGESSYAG; via the coding sequence ATGAGCCTCATCGGGAAGTACCTCGCCGGCTGGCGATTCCGGACGTCGACGCCCTCGCTCACCGTGGGCGACGAGGTAAACGTCTTCGTCCACCGGTACGACGAGCACGCCGGCGATGGCGATGGGGCGACCCCTGCTGCAGCCGCGGCGACGGAAGCCGAGACCGACGCGGAGACGGCAGCCGAATCCACGGGCGTCGGCGTCGCGGACATCGGTGACACCCGCCTCTACGTCGAGGGCGCCGGGCCGGAGCACGTCGACGTGCAGCTCCGCGTGCGAATCACCGAATTCGACGAGTCGACCGCGACCGGGCGCGGCGAGTTCGTCGCTGTCGTCGGCGAGAGTTCCTACGCCGGCTGA
- a CDS encoding pyridoxal-phosphate-dependent aminotransferase family protein, with product MTEKREYRDDYPEKTLYIPGPTEVREDVLGAMCEPQFGHRMDRMTDLYTTIVEDTKDFLDTDHHVIVLTASGTAFMESAIQNLVDEHVLCTTCGSFSERQANVAERLGKSVDTLEYEWGEAVKPEDVRERLETSERDYDVVTCVMNESSTGVRNPVEAIGDVVAEYPDTYFVVDAVSALGGDYVDIDDHGIDVVFTSVQKAFAMPPGLAVCVVSDAAYEREVESDSAAWYGGFQRTIDYYERKGQTHSTPAIPIMLAYRKQMKHMLEEGHAARDERHREMAEYTREWAREHFDMFPEAGYESQTVSCIENTQEIDVAATIEAVSEEYDMVFSNGYGSALGEKTFRIGHMGEHDVESIRALTDTIEDVAGL from the coding sequence GTGACCGAAAAACGCGAATACAGAGACGACTATCCCGAGAAGACGCTGTACATCCCCGGACCCACAGAAGTGCGCGAGGACGTCCTCGGGGCGATGTGCGAGCCCCAGTTCGGCCACCGCATGGACCGGATGACGGACCTCTACACGACGATCGTCGAGGACACGAAGGACTTCCTCGACACCGACCACCACGTCATCGTCCTCACCGCCTCGGGCACGGCGTTCATGGAGAGTGCGATCCAGAACCTCGTCGACGAGCACGTCCTCTGTACGACCTGCGGGAGTTTCTCGGAGCGTCAGGCCAACGTAGCCGAGCGCCTCGGCAAATCGGTCGACACCCTCGAGTACGAGTGGGGCGAGGCCGTCAAACCCGAGGACGTCCGCGAGCGCCTCGAAACGAGCGAGAGGGACTACGACGTCGTCACCTGCGTGATGAACGAGAGTTCGACAGGGGTGCGCAACCCGGTCGAGGCGATCGGCGACGTCGTCGCCGAGTACCCGGACACGTACTTCGTCGTCGACGCGGTCTCCGCGCTGGGCGGCGATTACGTCGACATCGACGACCACGGCATCGACGTCGTCTTCACCTCCGTCCAGAAGGCCTTCGCGATGCCGCCCGGCCTCGCGGTCTGTGTCGTCAGCGACGCCGCTTACGAGCGCGAGGTCGAATCGGACTCGGCCGCGTGGTACGGCGGCTTTCAGCGCACGATCGACTACTACGAGCGCAAGGGACAGACCCACTCGACGCCCGCCATCCCGATCATGCTCGCCTACCGGAAACAGATGAAGCACATGCTCGAAGAGGGTCACGCCGCCCGCGACGAGCGCCACCGCGAGATGGCCGAGTACACCCGGGAGTGGGCCCGCGAGCACTTCGATATGTTCCCCGAAGCGGGCTACGAGTCCCAGACGGTGAGCTGTATCGAGAATACGCAGGAGATCGACGTCGCCGCGACGATCGAGGCCGTCAGCGAGGAGTACGACATGGTCTTCTCGAACGGATACGGCTCAGCACTGGGCGAGAAGACGTTCCGCATCGGTCACATGGGTGAGCACGATGTCGAGAGCATTCGGGCACTGACGGACACGATCGAGGACGTCGCGGGGTTGTAG
- a CDS encoding Na+/H+ antiporter NhaC family protein, translated as MNEDDPAAETEELTGNLQDSSEGPTIDFYGGRGMSAVPILFFIVWAIFQTAFLRISSERGLVLGILIGLIAGMFFVKGSWRGYASTIFEGMTQPVAVTAIVAWVWAGMFAETLQAGQFVGGLLWFAEAAGVTGTLVPAITFVLAALLATGIGTGYGTTIAFVSLFFPAGLVLGANPVLLFGAILSGAIFGDNLAPVSDTTIVSAVTQDSDIGGVVASRFKYAIVAAVVAILGYIAAGSVMPGADIVADAGDILSDESNPVGLIHLLSMGVVIITAVSGRHIVEAISWGIVVAVGANLVLGLAPAGEMLTFEAPNNAPGADLLGGLPIVETFEPAPDTSAAVTGSLVEGAAGFFTLSILVLFIIAAAQIMIRGGAFQAVLDWSLKWLATSVRRAELVMVGSAALINATITINTAAEVAIGPYISKVGERFNINGYRRANILDAQTSALGYIFPWSGGVLVGYTTMQELPADFEFFTDAMVINPIDVVPYVFHGWVLVAVFVLAAITGFGREYTIDRESTEVSRV; from the coding sequence TCCGAGGGACCGACGATCGACTTCTACGGCGGTCGTGGGATGAGCGCGGTGCCGATCCTCTTCTTCATCGTGTGGGCGATCTTCCAGACCGCATTCTTACGGATCTCGAGCGAACGTGGGCTCGTCCTCGGGATTCTCATCGGGCTGATCGCCGGGATGTTCTTCGTGAAAGGCTCCTGGCGCGGCTACGCGAGCACGATCTTCGAAGGGATGACCCAGCCGGTCGCGGTGACGGCAATCGTCGCCTGGGTCTGGGCGGGCATGTTCGCGGAGACGCTACAGGCGGGTCAGTTCGTGGGCGGCCTGCTCTGGTTCGCCGAGGCGGCCGGTGTGACGGGCACGCTCGTGCCCGCGATCACGTTCGTCCTTGCGGCGCTGCTCGCGACCGGCATCGGCACCGGCTACGGGACGACGATCGCGTTCGTCTCGCTGTTCTTCCCGGCGGGGCTCGTCCTTGGGGCGAATCCCGTCTTGCTCTTCGGCGCGATCCTCTCGGGAGCCATCTTCGGCGACAATCTGGCACCGGTCAGCGACACGACGATCGTCAGCGCCGTCACGCAGGATTCCGACATCGGCGGCGTCGTCGCTTCGCGATTCAAGTACGCAATCGTCGCCGCGGTCGTCGCCATTCTCGGATACATCGCCGCGGGGTCGGTCATGCCCGGGGCGGACATCGTCGCCGACGCCGGCGATATTCTGAGTGACGAGAGCAATCCGGTTGGTTTGATCCACCTGCTCTCGATGGGCGTCGTGATCATCACGGCGGTCTCCGGCCGACACATCGTCGAGGCAATCTCCTGGGGGATCGTCGTCGCCGTCGGTGCTAACCTGGTTCTGGGACTCGCACCCGCTGGTGAGATGCTCACCTTCGAGGCCCCGAACAATGCACCCGGAGCCGACCTTCTCGGTGGACTCCCGATCGTCGAGACCTTCGAACCCGCTCCAGACACGAGCGCCGCGGTGACCGGGAGCCTCGTCGAGGGCGCGGCCGGCTTCTTCACGCTCTCGATCCTGGTCCTGTTCATCATCGCCGCTGCCCAGATCATGATCCGCGGCGGGGCGTTCCAAGCCGTCCTCGACTGGTCGCTCAAGTGGCTCGCAACGAGCGTCCGCAGGGCTGAACTGGTGATGGTCGGCTCGGCGGCGCTCATCAACGCGACGATCACGATCAACACCGCCGCCGAGGTCGCGATCGGCCCCTACATCTCGAAGGTCGGCGAGCGCTTCAACATCAACGGTTACCGCCGGGCGAACATCCTCGACGCGCAGACGTCGGCACTGGGATACATCTTCCCGTGGTCCGGCGGCGTGCTGGTCGGCTACACGACGATGCAGGAGTTACCCGCCGACTTCGAGTTCTTCACCGACGCGATGGTCATCAACCCGATCGACGTCGTCCCGTACGTCTTCCACGGCTGGGTGCTCGTGGCGGTGTTCGTCCTCGCGGCGATCACCGGCTTCGGCCGTGAGTACACCATCGACCGCGAGTCTACGGAGGTGTCGCGCGTATGA
- the bioB gene encoding biotin synthase BioB: MVYETGNRTVDDAVERVLAGERLDRRDGLALVAQPLSDLAPAADAVRAHFGDDTVDACSIVNAKAGNCAEDCGFCAQSVHFDTGIDTYGFLDPDEILAAAKRAERDGAQRFGIVVAEKGVSKDQRPDEWAEVLRAIRLVRDETDVEVDASLGILTREEAEILAEEGINHYNHNIETSPRYFPEIVDTHRFEDRVKTLERATDAGMDLCAGVILGMGEAPTDRVDAAIALQEIGISSLPVNVLNPVAGTPLGDRFGDSPQITTEEILTTIAVYRLLHPEARVRLTGGREVNLDPDEQHRPFEAGADGILVGDYLTTSGQSPGEDIEVIERAGLAPNTAVNEFDPESVKARAEMEERERVEDGTPERVETAAGTATSVGDADGE; encoded by the coding sequence GTGGTTTACGAGACTGGAAACCGGACGGTTGACGACGCGGTCGAACGCGTCCTGGCCGGCGAGCGACTCGACCGGCGCGACGGGCTCGCGCTCGTCGCACAGCCGCTGTCTGACCTCGCGCCGGCGGCCGACGCTGTCCGGGCGCACTTCGGCGACGACACCGTCGACGCCTGCTCCATCGTCAACGCGAAAGCGGGCAACTGTGCCGAGGACTGTGGGTTCTGTGCGCAGTCGGTCCACTTCGACACCGGGATCGACACCTACGGTTTTCTGGACCCCGATGAGATCCTCGCCGCGGCGAAACGGGCCGAGCGCGACGGCGCCCAACGGTTCGGGATCGTCGTCGCGGAGAAGGGCGTCTCGAAGGACCAGCGTCCCGACGAGTGGGCCGAGGTCCTCAGGGCGATCCGACTGGTCCGCGACGAGACCGACGTCGAGGTCGACGCGAGCCTCGGCATCCTCACCCGCGAGGAGGCGGAGATCCTGGCCGAAGAGGGGATCAACCACTACAATCACAACATCGAGACCTCCCCGCGGTACTTCCCCGAGATCGTCGACACGCATCGCTTCGAGGATCGCGTGAAGACGCTCGAACGCGCCACGGACGCCGGCATGGACCTCTGTGCGGGCGTCATCCTCGGCATGGGGGAAGCACCGACCGACCGTGTCGACGCGGCGATCGCGCTCCAGGAGATCGGTATCTCCTCGCTGCCGGTGAACGTCCTGAACCCCGTCGCGGGGACGCCGCTGGGCGATCGCTTCGGCGACTCGCCGCAGATCACGACCGAGGAGATCCTCACGACCATCGCCGTCTACCGACTGTTGCATCCCGAGGCGCGGGTCCGACTGACGGGCGGACGCGAGGTCAACCTCGACCCGGACGAGCAACACCGGCCCTTCGAAGCGGGCGCCGACGGCATCCTCGTCGGCGACTACCTCACCACGTCGGGGCAGTCACCCGGCGAGGATATCGAGGTGATTGAGCGGGCGGGGCTCGCACCGAACACGGCGGTCAACGAGTTCGACCCGGAGTCGGTCAAAGCGAGAGCCGAGATGGAAGAGCGCGAACGCGTCGAAGACGGAACCCCAGAACGCGTCGAAACGGCCGCCGGGACGGCGACCAGCGTCGGCGACGCGGATGGCGAGTGA
- a CDS encoding DUF6498-containing protein, giving the protein MDIGRERGTRSQRALLAVLVTNLVPLVGVLAFGWRAATLVVIYWFELAVVGVWALVRALFAGRPSEFDRDALLVGVFADRSAAFPLPRTDVGIQLSTLPVLVVLGPMLAAIWFGTGVVAVGPLGDRALDPAVIETVLYAILTIFCIEGGRTALEYFFRGGYHEYSAQTAIQPIFVRCCVLLFVGMGASFAAAVADPSVARDDSLSAVDPSIAGTALVVSIVLVKFGFDLLAIYRDRLTRLGNSLGLDHLTSGASSAGDESTVVEVVPRADRRVRPPVGGRLIATTAHLRRFPGAWLVGAFPGVLALLFAIGGLWPIVAGLAVLSVSVPILLVHLDYWLRYGGVEYRIDDGSIVAYDRLFQSPLWRIDAWDEADVRVERDRLDAVFDTTTVVIELTDRAVSLPGLRDPDPILAVFDHRFPRSELASTA; this is encoded by the coding sequence ATGGACATCGGTCGGGAACGCGGGACCCGTTCGCAACGAGCGTTACTCGCCGTTCTCGTCACGAACCTCGTCCCGCTCGTGGGCGTCTTGGCGTTCGGCTGGCGGGCGGCGACGCTCGTGGTCATCTACTGGTTCGAACTCGCCGTCGTGGGCGTCTGGGCACTCGTCCGGGCGCTGTTCGCCGGCCGGCCGTCCGAATTCGACCGCGACGCCCTGCTCGTCGGGGTGTTCGCGGATCGATCCGCCGCCTTTCCGCTTCCGCGGACCGACGTCGGGATCCAGCTCTCGACGCTCCCGGTACTCGTCGTCCTCGGGCCGATGCTCGCCGCGATCTGGTTCGGTACGGGCGTCGTCGCCGTCGGTCCGCTCGGGGATCGGGCGCTCGACCCAGCTGTCATCGAGACAGTGTTGTACGCCATCCTGACCATCTTCTGTATCGAGGGTGGTCGAACGGCGCTCGAGTACTTTTTCCGCGGGGGCTATCACGAGTACAGCGCTCAGACGGCGATCCAACCCATCTTCGTGCGCTGTTGCGTACTCTTGTTCGTCGGGATGGGGGCGTCGTTCGCCGCGGCCGTCGCCGATCCGTCCGTGGCTCGCGACGACTCGCTCTCTGCGGTCGATCCGTCGATCGCCGGCACCGCGCTGGTCGTCAGCATCGTACTCGTCAAGTTCGGATTCGATCTCCTCGCCATCTACCGCGACCGACTGACGCGGCTGGGAAACTCACTCGGCCTGGATCACCTGACGTCGGGGGCTTCCTCGGCGGGCGACGAGAGCACCGTGGTCGAGGTCGTCCCGCGAGCGGACCGGCGAGTCCGGCCGCCGGTCGGAGGCCGACTGATCGCGACCACAGCCCATCTCCGCCGGTTCCCCGGTGCGTGGCTCGTCGGGGCGTTTCCCGGCGTTCTGGCGCTCCTGTTTGCCATCGGCGGGCTCTGGCCGATCGTGGCTGGACTCGCGGTTCTGTCGGTCTCCGTCCCGATCCTGCTGGTCCACCTCGACTACTGGCTGCGATACGGTGGCGTCGAGTACCGCATCGACGACGGGTCCATCGTCGCGTACGATCGCCTGTTCCAGTCACCGCTGTGGCGCATCGACGCGTGGGACGAAGCGGACGTTCGGGTCGAGCGTGACCGTCTCGACGCCGTCTTTGATACGACCACGGTGGTGATCGAACTCACTGATCGGGCGGTGTCACTCCCAGGTCTCCGAGACCCCGATCCGATACTGGCCGTCTTCGACCATCGATTTCCCCGCAGCGAGTTGGCCAGTACAGCCTGA
- a CDS encoding transcriptional regulator produces the protein MDDIRFAVLGTGGIGRRTLEVAQYKDGLTPVAACDRNGVAVDHDGLDVEELLAATEGNIASGPTDDGVETDGGASRDAGGASADDAAGGATGSVKQTGDGAGIVASEQGEPTETPIDDVISESDGIDAVVLALPNLEHDFIPRVAERFAAADYEGVLVDVLKRSRVIGMLDDREETLVDAGITFVCGAGATPGVLTGAAALAAQSFVEVESVEIRWGVGLKSGYEDNRGTVREDIAHLDGYDMERARELSEAEIEALVTDRDGVLEFHDMEHADDVLLERAGICDADDVTVGGVLDVRSDKKPVTTTVRVTGRTFDGERGTNTFQLDDATSMEANVNGPALGYVKAAVRRNRTGDYGVFGPAELMPGF, from the coding sequence ATGGACGACATACGCTTCGCCGTACTCGGGACGGGTGGAATCGGCAGACGAACGCTCGAGGTCGCACAGTACAAGGACGGACTGACGCCGGTCGCGGCGTGCGACCGCAACGGCGTCGCCGTCGACCACGACGGACTCGACGTCGAGGAACTCCTTGCGGCGACCGAAGGGAATATCGCGAGCGGACCGACCGACGACGGTGTCGAAACCGACGGTGGCGCGTCGAGGGACGCCGGCGGGGCGTCGGCCGACGACGCTGCCGGCGGGGCCACCGGCAGCGTCAAACAGACCGGCGACGGCGCCGGCATCGTCGCCTCCGAGCAGGGCGAGCCGACGGAGACGCCCATCGACGACGTCATCTCCGAGAGCGACGGTATCGACGCCGTCGTGCTGGCGCTGCCGAACCTGGAACACGACTTCATCCCGCGCGTCGCTGAGCGCTTCGCCGCGGCCGACTACGAGGGCGTTCTCGTCGACGTCCTCAAGCGCTCGCGAGTCATCGGTATGCTCGACGATCGCGAGGAGACGCTGGTGGACGCCGGCATCACGTTCGTCTGCGGGGCCGGCGCGACGCCGGGCGTTCTCACGGGCGCGGCCGCGCTCGCTGCCCAGTCGTTCGTCGAGGTCGAGTCGGTCGAGATCCGGTGGGGCGTCGGGCTCAAGTCGGGCTACGAGGACAACCGGGGGACCGTCCGCGAGGACATCGCCCACCTCGACGGCTACGACATGGAGCGGGCCCGCGAGCTGAGCGAGGCCGAGATCGAAGCGCTCGTAACCGACCGCGACGGCGTCCTGGAGTTTCACGACATGGAACACGCCGACGACGTGCTCTTAGAACGGGCGGGGATCTGTGACGCCGACGACGTCACCGTCGGCGGGGTGTTAGACGTCCGTTCGGACAAGAAGCCGGTCACGACGACGGTCCGGGTCACCGGTCGAACCTTCGACGGAGAGCGGGGGACGAACACGTTCCAGCTCGACGACGCGACGAGTATGGAGGCAAACGTCAACGGGCCCGCGCTGGGTTACGTGAAAGCCGCCGTGCGGCGGAACCGCACCGGCGACTACGGCGTCTTCGGGCCGGCGGAACTGATGCCCGGGTTCTAA